One genomic segment of Terriglobia bacterium includes these proteins:
- a CDS encoding cyclase family protein: MNTEQFLQFMDKVRVYDLTQRLSIHTPPWPSYMPLGIQYFKRIAGAHMGQGANGQIITTSNHVGTHMDGEIHFHASGRAIGQVPIDEWIGPGAIADISKEAGDYDLYSPEMITRKVKVKKGDILIINTGYHRYAWDQKGSDEIRYFVKHPGPDPKFHEWALDMKLKWIGVDCGSADHPMNTIIRNWHPARFAEAEKKLQGKYGKAWDQMFPPEKYYQVMHLKLFPKKLVHAENLGGEIDKVSNQRVWIGCFPLRGIEMESAMCRIVALLPPK; this comes from the coding sequence ATGAACACAGAGCAATTCCTGCAATTCATGGACAAGGTACGGGTTTACGATCTGACGCAGCGGTTGAGCATTCACACCCCGCCGTGGCCGAGTTACATGCCGTTGGGCATCCAATACTTCAAGCGCATTGCGGGTGCCCACATGGGACAGGGCGCGAACGGACAGATCATCACCACCAGCAATCATGTGGGCACCCACATGGACGGGGAGATCCACTTCCACGCCAGCGGGCGAGCCATTGGCCAGGTCCCGATTGATGAATGGATCGGTCCCGGGGCCATCGCTGACATCTCCAAAGAGGCTGGCGACTACGACCTCTATTCTCCTGAAATGATCACCCGAAAGGTCAAGGTCAAGAAGGGAGATATCCTCATCATCAATACCGGCTACCACCGCTACGCCTGGGATCAGAAGGGCTCCGACGAGATCCGTTATTTCGTGAAGCACCCCGGCCCGGACCCCAAATTCCATGAATGGGCGCTCGATATGAAGTTAAAGTGGATTGGCGTGGACTGCGGCAGCGCCGATCATCCGATGAACACGATCATCCGCAACTGGCACCCGGCGCGATTTGCCGAGGCCGAGAAGAAACTCCAGGGGAAGTATGGGAAGGCCTGGGATCAGATGTTTCCGCCGGAGAAGTATTACCAGGTCATGCACCTCAAGCTTTTTCCGAAAAAATTGGTCCACGCCGAGAATCTGGGCGGCGAGATCGACAAGGTCAGCAACCAGAGGGTCTGGATTGGTTGTTTCCCACTGCGTGGAATCGAGATGGAATCCGCGATGTGTCGCATCGTGGCTCTGCTTCCGCCGAAGTAG
- a CDS encoding DUF1116 domain-containing protein, with amino-acid sequence MTSLTELFRSDLKVINIGLSSFKQALDEAHAPSVQVNWRPPISTDPALLKRVNAVRPRIEEANAQAVEIILNGMPQLIGMERAIDVIPGMKSNMLLHAGPPISWDRMCGPMRGAAVGALLYERKADSPDEAERLAASGEIEFAPCHEHSAVGPMAGIVSPSMPVFIIKNERYGNSAYCTMNEGLGKVLRYGAYSDDVIQRLRWMEETLYPTLKRAITRLGKIDLKNIIAQALHMGDEVHNRNRAATSIFYRTIAPAIVTTCDDATTAAEVLEFINHNDHFFLNLSMPASKATLDAARGIKNSSVLTVMSRNGTDFGVQISGTGDEWFTGPADVPDALFFPGYSKADANPDIGDSAITETNGLGGFAIAASPAIVQFVGGNTDDAMNYTRQMYEITAAENNTYQVPYLNFRGTPTGIDVVKVIENNILPFIDTGVAHKQAGIGQVGAGVLKAPVEPFKKAFEGFARRLKHQ; translated from the coding sequence GTGACCTCTCTCACTGAACTGTTCAGAAGCGACCTCAAGGTCATTAATATCGGCCTTTCGTCATTCAAACAAGCCCTGGATGAGGCGCATGCCCCTTCGGTCCAGGTCAACTGGAGGCCGCCGATCAGTACGGATCCAGCCCTTCTGAAGCGGGTGAACGCCGTGCGTCCTCGCATCGAGGAGGCCAATGCGCAAGCCGTCGAGATTATCCTCAACGGCATGCCGCAGCTGATTGGAATGGAGCGGGCCATCGATGTCATTCCCGGGATGAAATCCAACATGCTGCTCCACGCCGGTCCGCCCATTTCTTGGGACAGGATGTGCGGGCCCATGCGCGGCGCCGCAGTCGGGGCGCTGCTGTACGAACGAAAGGCAGACTCTCCGGACGAAGCCGAGCGGTTAGCAGCCTCGGGTGAAATCGAGTTTGCTCCATGCCACGAACATAGCGCCGTCGGCCCGATGGCCGGCATCGTCTCCCCCTCCATGCCGGTATTCATTATTAAGAATGAGCGGTATGGGAATTCTGCGTATTGCACCATGAACGAAGGATTGGGCAAGGTGTTGCGCTATGGAGCTTACAGCGACGACGTGATCCAGAGACTCCGTTGGATGGAGGAAACGCTTTATCCGACGCTGAAAAGAGCCATTACCCGGCTGGGTAAAATCGACCTGAAGAACATCATTGCGCAAGCCCTTCATATGGGAGACGAGGTGCACAATCGGAACCGGGCCGCCACCTCCATCTTCTATCGCACCATTGCGCCCGCGATCGTGACCACCTGTGATGACGCGACAACAGCCGCCGAGGTGCTGGAGTTCATCAACCATAACGACCACTTCTTTTTGAATCTTTCCATGCCGGCTTCCAAGGCGACGTTGGATGCAGCGCGCGGAATCAAGAACAGCAGCGTTCTGACCGTCATGTCGCGAAACGGGACGGACTTTGGCGTTCAGATTTCCGGCACAGGCGATGAATGGTTCACGGGCCCGGCCGACGTGCCGGATGCCCTGTTCTTTCCGGGCTATTCGAAGGCCGATGCCAACCCGGATATCGGCGACAGCGCCATTACGGAAACCAACGGCCTGGGCGGCTTTGCGATCGCGGCCTCACCCGCGATTGTCCAGTTTGTCGGGGGCAACACGGATGACGCGATGAACTACACCCGCCAGATGTATGAAATTACCGCGGCCGAGAACAATACCTATCAAGTCCCGTACCTGAATTTTCGAGGGACACCAACTGGGATCGACGTGGTTAAGGTGATCGAAAACAATATTCTGCCCTTTATCGACACGGGCGTGGCGCATAAGCAGGCCGGCATTGGCCAGGTTGGGGCCGGCGTGCTGAAGGCCCCCGTCGAACCATTCAAGAAGGCATTCGAAGGTTTTGCCAGGAGACTGAAGCATCAATAA
- the fdrA gene encoding acyl-CoA synthetase FdrA: protein MIVVGQIRKGAYFDSITLMRCGKEITALPGISDAAVVMGTKSNKAILDSSGLLTSEFTGAGDTDLLIAIKAASEKTAEMGLAAVDGLLKRAVQKTGSSSESHAVSLERALELLPGANLALISVAGRYAADEAMRALEHGLHVMIFSDNVPLEEEVKLKKYALKKGLLVMGPDCGTAIVNGVPLAFANVVNRGDIGIVAAAGTGLQEVSCIVSTAGAGVSQAIGTGGREVKKEVGGIMFVEAIKALARDPNTRVILLISKPPDKEVLATINRAIKGIRKPVITLLIGARTEDGGPSTLEEAALTAVAASRGENTDSLKKQLQARDEKILKTARGEAVKRVKNQKYVRGLFSGGTFCAEAQVLFSDMISDVYSNAPAGASKPLKNALKSQKNSVIDLGEDEFTVGRPHPMIDYSLRNRRILQEAADPETAVILLDVVLGHGSHPDPAAELSPIIREVSKKVAVVCSVTGTDQDPQNRSEVEKRLKKAGAIIMPTNAAACKLAGSIIQYRGKK from the coding sequence ATGATCGTTGTCGGTCAGATCAGAAAAGGCGCCTATTTTGATTCCATCACACTGATGCGGTGCGGCAAGGAAATCACCGCCCTGCCCGGGATCTCAGATGCAGCCGTGGTGATGGGAACCAAATCCAACAAGGCGATCCTCGACTCCAGCGGATTGCTGACTTCCGAGTTCACCGGGGCGGGTGATACCGACCTGTTGATCGCGATAAAGGCAGCCTCCGAAAAAACAGCGGAGATGGGGCTAGCGGCTGTCGACGGTCTTCTGAAGCGAGCGGTTCAAAAAACAGGAAGCAGTAGCGAATCTCATGCCGTAAGCCTCGAGCGGGCGCTCGAATTGCTCCCCGGAGCTAACCTGGCTCTCATCTCTGTGGCGGGCCGTTACGCCGCTGATGAGGCGATGAGGGCGCTGGAACACGGGCTGCACGTCATGATCTTCTCGGACAATGTCCCGCTCGAAGAGGAAGTGAAACTTAAGAAGTACGCCTTGAAGAAGGGCCTTTTGGTGATGGGCCCTGATTGTGGCACTGCCATTGTGAATGGTGTCCCCCTGGCATTCGCCAATGTTGTCAACCGGGGCGACATCGGAATTGTTGCGGCCGCCGGGACCGGTCTTCAGGAGGTGAGCTGCATCGTCTCTACTGCGGGGGCCGGCGTGTCGCAGGCCATCGGAACGGGCGGGCGAGAAGTGAAAAAAGAGGTTGGCGGAATCATGTTTGTCGAGGCGATCAAGGCCCTGGCGCGTGATCCGAATACCCGAGTGATCCTGCTGATCTCGAAACCTCCTGACAAGGAGGTTCTGGCGACGATTAATCGGGCGATCAAAGGCATTCGCAAGCCTGTCATCACCCTTCTGATCGGAGCGAGGACCGAAGACGGAGGACCCTCGACACTTGAAGAGGCCGCCCTGACCGCGGTTGCAGCATCACGGGGAGAAAACACTGACAGTCTCAAAAAACAGCTTCAAGCGCGAGACGAGAAGATCCTGAAGACCGCCCGGGGCGAAGCCGTAAAAAGGGTGAAGAACCAGAAATACGTAAGAGGGCTTTTCAGCGGCGGCACCTTCTGCGCGGAAGCGCAGGTTCTTTTCAGCGACATGATTTCGGATGTGTATTCCAACGCACCGGCCGGCGCCTCCAAACCACTTAAGAATGCCTTGAAAAGCCAGAAGAACTCCGTGATTGATCTCGGCGAAGATGAATTCACCGTTGGTCGACCTCATCCTATGATCGATTACTCTTTGAGGAACCGGAGGATTCTGCAAGAGGCCGCAGACCCGGAAACCGCCGTGATTCTCCTGGACGTTGTCCTTGGCCACGGCTCCCATCCCGACCCCGCCGCCGAACTATCCCCCATCATCAGGGAGGTTTCCAAGAAGGTTGCAGTGGTGTGTTCGGTCACTGGGACCGACCAGGACCCTCAGAACCGCAGCGAGGTTGAGAAACGTCTCAAGAAAGCCGGCGCAATCATCATGCCCACCAATGCGGCCGCCTGCAAGCTGGCGGGGTCCATCATTCAGTACCGGGGAAAAAAGTGA